A stretch of Buteo buteo chromosome 9, bButBut1.hap1.1, whole genome shotgun sequence DNA encodes these proteins:
- the CDK5R1 gene encoding cyclin-dependent kinase 5 activator 1 has translation MGTVLSLSPSYRKAPLFEEGAATVGHYTAVQNSKNAKEKGLKRHSLISVLPWKRIAAVSAKKKSSKKVQPNGGYQSNVTHLNNENLKKSLSCANLATFAPPPPPAAAAAAAAAAAALASAQKAPPAAPAAAAAAATPRRVVVQASTSELLRCLGEFLCRRCYRLKHLSPTDPVLWLRSVDRSLLLQGWQDQGFITPANVVFLYMLCRDVISAEVASDHELQAVLLTCLYLSYSYMGNEISYPLKPFLVESCKEAFWDRCLSIIDLMSPKMLQVNADPHYFTQVFADLKKESGSEEKGRLLIGLDR, from the coding sequence ATGGGCACGGTGCTGTCGCTGTCGCCGAGCTACCGGAAGGCCCCGCTGTTCGAGGAGGGGGCGGCCACGGTGGGGCACTACACGGCGGTGCAGAACAGCAAGAACGCGAAGGAGAAGGGCCTGAAGCGGCACTCGCTGATCTCGGTGCTGCCCTGGAAGCGCATCGCCGCCGTCTCGGCCAAGAAGAAGAGCTCCAAGAAGGTGCAGCCCAACGGCGGCTACCAGAGCAACGTGACCCACCTCAACAACGAGAACCTGAAGAAGTCGCTCTCCTGCGCCAACCTCGCCACCTtcgcccccccgccgccccccgccgccgccgccgccgccgccgccgccgccgccgccctcgcCTCGGCGCAGAAGGCGCCGccggccgcgcccgccgccgccgccgccgccgctacCCCGCGGCGGGTGGTGGTGCAGGCGTCCACCAGCGAGCTGCTGCGCTGCCTGGGCGAGTTCCTGTGCCGGCGCTGCTACCGGCTGAAGCACCTCTCGCCCACCGACCCCGTCCTCTGGCTGCGCTCCGTGGACCGctcgctgctgctgcagggctggcaggaccAGGGCTTCATCACGCCGGCCAACGTGGTCTTCCTCTACATGCTCTGCCGGGACGTCATCTCGGCCGAGGTGGCCAGCGACCACGaactgcaggcagtgctgctcaCCTGCCTGTACCTCTCCTACTCCTACATGGGCAACGAGATCTCCTACCCGCTCAAGCCCTTCCTGGTGGAGAGCTGTAAGGAGGCCTTCTGGGACCGCTGCCTCTCCATCATCGACCTCATGAGCCCCAAGATGCTGCAGGTCAACGCCGACCCGCACTACTTCACCCAGGTCTTCGCCGACCTCAAGAAGGAGAGCGGCTCCGAGGAGAAGGGTCGGCTGCTCATCGGCCTCGACCGGTGA